One part of the Octopus sinensis unplaced genomic scaffold, ASM634580v1 Contig05018, whole genome shotgun sequence genome encodes these proteins:
- the LOC115227581 gene encoding G-protein coupled receptor 161-like yields the protein MFLNHNLTSDVSLRNLILGFNGSSSSATANINSSNDSHNSSNSSNSNNSHSNLFLNGDNFSGDQFWHDDPSLMPLRIGFTAFAVFCIFVASLAGNLFVCLVFYKRPSLLTISNRFILNLTCCNILNTMFVMPFVFVTTITQEWVFKGIWCQSTGFLMNLIFAASTLTLVVISIDRYCAVISPLHYNMRITTQRATMMIIGVWLLAIVASLPPLVGWNHFEYQPEKYSCTVLWRSPHYSDRTYTLFLSLICFVTPLMVMLWVYVVIFRAAKDNSERARRNSVIPTNGEEQSQTPLRCSRRRSSTAPIILSRKLSTSSRTSSLLWHRDEWKAAITSMLVVSTFVVCWLPYFVIIVLESSVLLKSEDIHPFLQGAAIFLALSSCAFNPLVYVFRSKVARQELVSILHPRRSHPALTRGNSNGAETGAALPKRGPDTGQKDAPPPNISELCQPQLAQLTETTLSSTETTNNPNSAL from the coding sequence ATGTTTTTAAATCATAACCTTACGAGTGATGTTTCATTAAGGAACTTGATTTTAGGTTTTAATGGAAGCTCCAGCAGTGCCACAGCCAACATTAACAGTAGCAACGACagccacaacagcagcaacagcagcaacagcaacaacagccacagcaacctTTTCCTGAACGGTGACAACTTCAGTGGTGACCAGTTCTGGCATGACGATCCGTCTCTGATGCCTTTGCGAATCGGTTTCACAGCTTTCGCCGTGTTCTGCATTTTCGTTGCTAGTCTAGCTGGAAACCTCTTCGTCTGTCTGGTATTCTACAAGCGGCCGTCTCTACTGACCATTTCCAACCGGTTCATTCTCAACCTGACCTGCTGCAACATACTGAACACGATGTTCGTCATGCCGTTTGTCTTCGTCACGACCATCACCCAAGAATGGGTCTTCAAAGGTATTTGGTGCCAGTCGACCGGCTTTCTCATGAACCTTATCTTCGCCGCCAGCACCCTAACGCTGGTCGTCATTTCCATCGATCGCTATTGCGCCGTCATTAGCCCCCTTCATTACAACATGAGGATCACAACGCAACGAGCCACAATGATGATTATCGGTGTGTGGTTATTGGCCATAGTGGCCTCGTTACCCCCCTTGGTCGGCTGGAACCATTTCGAGTACCAACCTGAAAAATACTCCTGCACAGTTCTCTGGCGCAGCCCCCATTACTCAGATCGGACTTACACGCTGTTTTTGTCGCTGATATGTTTTGTAACGCCCCTCATGGTCATGCTATGGGTGTACGTGGTTATCTTTCGTGCGGCAAAGGACAATAGTGAACGAGCGCGACGCAACAGCGTCATACCTACGAACGGAGAAGAACAGTCACAGACTCCGTTAAGGTGTAGTAGGCGGCGAAGCAGCACGGCGCCAATAATTCTCAGCCGCAAACTGAGCACATCGAGCCGGACTAGTTCGTTACTCTGGCACCGTGATGAGTGGAAGGCAGCCATTACGAGCATGTTGGTCGTTTCAACGTTCGTCGTGTGTTGGCTTCCATATTTCGTCATCATAGTACTGGAATCTTCAGTGTTGCTCAAGTCCGAGGACATTCACCCTTTCTTGCAAGGTGCTGCGATATTCTTGGCGCTGTCTAGCTGCGCTTTCAACCCGCTCGTATACGTTTTCCGTAGCAAAGTCGCCCGACAAGAACTCGTGTCCATCTTACATCCGAGACGAAGTCATCCTGCGCTGACGAGAGGCAATTCAAACGGAGCTGAAACCGGTGCGGCGCTTCCAAAACGAGGCCCTGATACCGGTCAGAAGGACGCTCCGCCACCAAATATTTCTGAGCTGTGCCAACCGCAATTAGCTCAGCTCACAGaaacaacattatcatcaacagAGACAACAAACAACCCAAATTCAGCATTATGA